The genomic interval TGTTTGTGAACCCAATCCATTATTGTTTGTGATGTTTGTATATCTATTTGTTACAACTGATAAACCATTAATATCATCTCTTAAATTAGTAACTGAGTAACTTAATCTATAAAAATAGTACTCTACGCCCACGCCGATATATAAATTGGATCGTAAAAATATAACTGGACAAAATGACACAGAATTACTTTCAACTTCTTGTGTTTTAATTATTGTCTCATCTATATACCCTTCGTCCAGTCTTCCGCTTTTCATAGGTCCTTTTGCAGAAGTTACTTCTATTTTAGCTCCCAATATATTTTGTCTATATTCAAAAAAACCACAATAAGTTCCTGCACCAGTATGTGTTGTGCCACCATAAGCACCACCTATGCCTGCAGATATATATTCTCCCCATGTTCCTGTTCCCACACCTGCACCAATTGACAACCTATCCCAGAACGTTATTTTTGAATTCGTTTTTATTTTTTCATCAAGCCCAGTTGGTTGAATTTTCATATATTTTCTGGTTATGTACGTAATATACGTAGACAAATCATCAAACACTATTTTATTCCTATTACTACTGTCAACGTTTTTTGCAACTGTTGTTATTACAGGTTTTTCTTCGTTTACTAGAGTATTGGCTTGCTGAACCACCTGGCTACTTGCTGTTGTATCCGTACTATTTATTTTGTTATTGTTTTCATCTTTCACAACCGATACTGTGTCAGTTTTATGATCCCTCATATCGGGATTTGATTGTTGCTGCGTTTGACTAGTCGTCATCGTTCCCTTTTTTTCGACATACACACCTTTACTAATAAACCCTGCACCAAGTACCAACAACGCTGTTACTAATAAGACAGCTATGTTCATATTTGTATGTTTACTCTCAATATCACAGCTATATGATAAACACCAATTTGTCTACTTAACATTTCCATTCCCTTCATCCGTCGTGATAAGTGCCCTACTTTTCTTTTTAATTCAACATAACTACAATTTCATTATGAACGCGAGTTTGTAATATTTTGGTAAATGACTTTGATTATTTGTACCCGGGCTACTCGAACCACTTGTAAACTCCGCTATGTTCACATAATGTGTATGTTCGTCTCTGGCAAATCCGTCTGTGCCAGTAGTGTCTGTCATCCATCTCTCTATAGATTCCGTACTAGATACCGTATTTGGTGGATCTACCTGATGCGTGTGCGAACTTACTGAATGTGAATGCGTTGTTGTTCCACCAGTTAACCCAGGATCTTCGCCGGTGTCCACACTTAGTATAAACCTATCAATAAGGTTTGGTGTACCGTTATTACCATCGCATAACGCCCATCCAGTTGGTATGGTCGCGAGTGTACCGGACCACATGATTATCCCATTCTGGGGGACCATATAGAAGTTTGTGCCGTTGATATTACTTCTTACTTCGCCTACTACGTCCAACGCTTTGCCCGGGTTTGTGGTCCCTATACCAACGTTCCCGTCACTATCTACCCGCACTTTTTCGGTCATTGCATTATTTTTACGGGTAAGAATACGTACCGCCCCGGCTTCCGATCCGGCTGTGGTGGTAGATAAAATTCCGTCAAAATACGCAGCGTCTTTCTGTGCTCCGGCAGAATTTTCTACTTGAAACATTATCCGTGACCCAAATCCTGAACCTGCGCCTGCGATATTGCTTGTAAACCCACGCAACACCAATGCAGGCGTTGGCATATTATATTCCGTAGTTTCGTGATCAAGCACTGTAGTAAAAGAAGTAGCCGTACTACCATATATATGTAACGGCCATTCAGGATTTGTTGTTCCTATTCCTACATTTCCATGTTCGTATGCTAATAATACATTGCCAGGATTGTAAAGACTATATCCTCCCTCAATTTTTATATCTCCACCAATTCCGCCATAGGTTTCATTAATATCTATTCCACCGGTACCGCCAGTTACTTCAATATCCCCACCTTGCCCCGGGTTTTGATCTGACGTACCTCCTGGACCACCCTCCAAAATAATTTTCCCGCCCTTGTAATTTACGGTTCCTCCTTTTCCACCTGTAACCCTTAGAGTATCTGGAGCATTACTATTATTTGAGTCTTCTCCGATAATATGCACTTTTGCCGTTGGCGTTTCTGTCCCAACTCCTAGGTTGCCCCCAATCGTAAAGTTGCCGACTGATTTCTCTGCGTATTCTGATTTAAACGCATATCCGGATGCTACAATTCTTTGGCGGCCGAAATCAGTAGTATCAATTTCTGTTTGTAGATATAAAGTCGTATTAGCAAACAACGACGCGGGTATTGGTACACTTGAACCTAATACCACATTGAATACACCTCCGCTAGTGCTGGATATTTGTACTTCTTGAGTTTCTGTCCATTGAAGCGTACCGCCTGAAAGAGTATCGTATAAACCGAACACCATACTTTTCAATCCTGTAACCGGTTCGTTGTTGTACAACAACTGTCCTTGGTAGTTCATCAAGTTCGGCACAGCTGAATAACCTATGTTCGTGAAAATAAACAATCCGATAACCACACCTACCAACCTTAACACCTTTTTACTCATTTAACACTTGACCCCTTTCTTAAAATATACCTAATTACTTAAATTCCAAATACTGTCCTTACCTTAATTAGACAACTGAGTACTCAAAAAGTTCAAATTATTACCTCTTCCTACTAATATAGACAACAAAATCCCTTAAAAAGTTCAAACTCAAACAAAATAATTTCCCTTATGTCTTTTTACGTACAACATTTCTTACTTGTAGATTCCTTAGGTACAACGATTCTATGAAGCATATTTGAATCTATTGATAATTTTTATTACACAAACACATTAATAGTAAACTTTATCTGAAATGTCAATGTTACATATATAACAAATTTGTAACAGAATTGTAACAACTTGTTTTGTCGACTACAAAACTCGGTTTTTGGGGATAGTTTATTCAAGATTTGCGGATAGCTTATTTATTCATCACAAATTACGTCTTATTTATTACCTGTCAAACCCCAAGTCCAACACGGTTACGCTCAGCGATTTTGTGAGGTTGGCAACCGAGTTTGTTTATCTTGTCGCGTTGTCCGTCGTCGAACCGAGATACTATCTCGTTCTTCCTGTCCGGTACAACAAAACATTCGGCGGCGACGAGTTTCATTTTCGTTGTCAGTTTGTTGTCCCATAAAGATAACGAGTTTTTAGTGGTTAATAAATATGACACACTTCTTGCGATAGAAATAGAATATGTGCGCATACCATTCGTTAAGCACCCTCTGCTATGAAAAGGCAGTTATTTACGAGTGTCCAAAAAGCGTCCGTTGCAGGTGCAAAAACACACTAATTCATACAAATTCGTACAAATACATTTTTTGAGGTTCTCGACGTGAAACACCTGGGTGGCACCGGGCTTGAACCGATGACCTTTGCCTTGTAAGGGCAACGCTCTCCCAACTGAGCTAGCCACCCGTTATAGCGTTAGAACAAACTTATTTAAGTTTACGTTCTTTCCAAAACCACCGGCGTTTTTCGTCAATATTTTTTGTATCTTCAGCCGGTACTACCTGCGTATCTTTCTTATCTTGCACTATATCCGCAGGGATTGAAGCAACTATACCCTTGGTTTCTTCACTTACCTGTTTTTCTGTTGTATACGGCACATTTTCAGCGGATGATACTTGTGTTACAGGGACATCATTGCTCACATACCCCTCTTGTGCCAGTGTTGTGGATTCAAACTTCAATAACTTCTCAGTAAGTGTTTTCTTAACTCTTGAGCGTTCATTTTCTTCTTTCTCCGATAGATTTCGGAGTTCAGCATCACGTTTCGAAATTTCTACCTGTAGTTCACTTATCTGTTTTTCTTTCTCAAATACTTTATCTTCCATTGTCTTACGAACAAGTTCTACCTTGTTATTAGACTCATATACCTGTGATTCCAGGGATTCAATCTTCCCCTGTTGTTCCCGTGTTTTATTGATCCATTCATCACGTTCTTTTGTGAGGTCATCAATTTTTGATTCCAGTAACGTTACTTTGCCATCAAATAACATTTTATCTTCGTTACTCTTACGTTCAAGCGTATTCAACTGTTCTTCCAACCCCAACCGTGTCTGTGTCATCTGATGCCTGAGTTCTTCCGCTGCAAGCGCCATTTCTTTCTCATGTTTTAATGATTCAGCTTTTACACCCGATATTTCTTTTTCTTTCTCGGCAAACATCTGATCAAACGCTTTCTTCTCTTCTACCAGCTGTTGCTTAAGTTCCTGGATTATACTTTCATACTTTTCCTGGAGGCCGGTTACACTGCGGCGTTCAGATTCCTGAGCATCACTGCGTAACTTAATCTCCTGTTGTGTAATCTGTGTCTTAAGATCATCCACCTGCTGGCGGAATGACACAATTTTTGATTCCAACTGTGCGCGTTCTTCAGCGTGCTGCGCTTCAATCTTCACCTGCGCTTCTTTAAACTTTTGTTCAGCTTCCCAAAGTTCATTCCGGCGTTTACGAAGTTCATCGCGTAACACAACAGTTTCGCTGTCACGATTTGCTATGCCTTCGTTCAGTATACGTTCTTTATTCTCAAGTTCTATCTGCAACTCTTTTATACGTTTATCAAATTCATTTTTTGATTCTACGCTATCCGCTTGAAGTTTATCGCGCAGATGTTTAATCTCAACATCTTTCTCCGCAACGAAATCGCTGAGTATACGTTTTTCACGGTCTTTCTCACGTAATTGCTGGTTATATTTCTCGCGTTCTTTCTCAATACGGTCTTCGAGTTTTGACAGTATTTGTTCCCACTCAGATATGTTAAACTCTTGATCCGCCATAAATTTGCGTCGCGCTCCTTTCGTATCCTATACTATATCTAAAAAAATAATACACTCGCCCCCAACCAGATTCGAACTGGTGCCGCCACCTTGAAAGGGTGATGACCTAGGCCGCTAGTCGATGGGGGCATATTTAAACCATTATCATTATCAATACACACATAAACTCTGAGCCCGGCGCGATTTGAACGCGCGACCACCTGCTTAAAAGGCAGATGCTCTACCAACTGAGCTACGGGCCCGAAAGTACTAAAAAACAATGCTATTCATTTTATTTATTATATACGAATAAGTCAACATCAATTTGCTTTATCCAAGCCAAGTTTTGCGCTCATCTCATCAATTTTTTTAATAGCTTTTTCTCTGTATGACAGATCGTTGGTATCATAAATCTGCAGCCATAGTTTAAGCGTATCCGCGAATCTTCCCTGCAATTCGTATATATTTGCCAGTATACTCTTCACCATATTAGGACAATCGGGATATGTTACAGCTTCTTCCAAAACATTTACCATTTTACCGTAATCCTTAATTTTTTTGTAAACAATCCCTGCAATATACAACCTGAACTTCCAGTATTTAGGGTTATATTTCACCCCGGTTTGCAGGATCTCCAACGCATCATCCGGGCGTTCAAGGTTCCACGCTAACGCGCCAGCGCTGTAAAGATAAGCATAATGAAAATAGGGGTCTAACTTAATCACACGGAGTGATAGTTTAGTGAATTTAGGATACTTCCCTGAACCAAAATCTATCCCTGCATGGTGTTCACACTTATGCATTTCCTCTTCTTCACATTCAATTTCGGCACTACCGTAGTATTGTAGTAACTGAACCCATGCGAAGTTAGATGCCATTTTGCGCATACCCATAACGGTCCCTGCAATATCTATAATATCATTTCGTGAAACTTCAGAGTATGTTAATGAACGTAATGACGGGAATTTGTAGTACTCCACCTTCTGGAATAATAATGCGCTGATAATAGTTAATCCCCAAATTAGTGCAGTGTAAAGATACTTCAAAACTCTTTTCTCCGGAATATTATGATTGTTATAGCTAAACATACTGTTGTATACAACAACGCATAAGCCAGTGTTCCGAACACAAACCCGGCTGACATTGTGGACAGTACCGCGTTATCACGGTAATTAAAGTATTGAAAGTTGGGAAGGCAATAGTATCCGATAGTCATTAGTATTTTAGGAAACATCTCCGCAGTTTTTGTCATTAAATACTTCATCTCCTGGCTAAAATGCCCCGCCACCCAGATAAGCAGCGTGAACACCAACCCGGTCATCGCGGATGTTGTAAGTAAAGCAGTAGCGGTTGCAACTGAAAGTATAAGCATCAATTTCAGTATAAGCCCGAAGTATCCCATGAAATACGCGTACTCCGGCTTCCATCCCTTTAATACCAACAATACTATATGTATTCCATACATTGCCAATGCACCGATTAATACCGTTAATAAAATCCCTAGATATCTTCCCATAATATACGTCCCGCGGCTTATCGGACGGGTAACAATGAAATATATAGTTTTATTATTAATTTCTTCAAGAATAATAGTTGTCCCGAGATATACCGTTGTTATGAAACAAAAAAACTCAATTGCGGTAAGGCCAAAATCTGTTAGTAACCGTATCTCCTGTTCACCTCCTAAAATACTAAAGAACAGAGATGAAAAGAGGATGATTAACCCAAAAACGATTACAATAAAAAACGCTTTATTCCTTAAACTTTCACGCAGTGTGTATTTACATATAGACAAAACTGTACTGATCATACCTTAACCTTATCACCTGGGAATAACATTTTCCCCTACCACATCAATAAACATTTTTTCTAAACCATCTTGTTTACCCACCCATTCCTGCTGGGTAATAACTTTTGCTAACTGTCCATTATTCATAATCCCTACGCGATCAGATATTTTTTCTACTTCAGAAATTATATGTGATGAAAACATTAATGTTTTACCCTGTGTTTTAAGGTTTAACAATAATTCTCGCATTTCGTGGATACCAACAGGATCAAGCCCGGCTACCGGTTCGTCAAACACAAGTAGTTGAGGGTCATGGAGTAACGCCTGCGCAATACCTATCCTTTGAAGCATACCTTTTGAGAACTCACCCATACGTTTATCAATATACTTTGTCATCCGGACAAGTTCAAGTATCTCACCACAACGCTGTTTTCTCTTATGCTCATTTAACCCGGAGAGCGTACCGTATAAATCCAACACTTCCCGCGGGGTGAGGTTACGGTAAAAATACGGTAGTTCAGGTAAGTACCCCACACTTCTGCGTATCTCATCATTTGGCATTTTAACGCCAAACACTTCAATACTTCCTTCTGTCGGGAATAATAAGCCAAGGATAAGTTTAATTGTAGTAGTCTTACCTGTACCATTAAGGCCGAGTAACGCATACACTTCACCGGTGTTGACTTCCAAATTCACGTCTTTAACCCCGGGTGTGAGTTTTGATGACAGAAACCTAGCTTTTTTGTATACCTTAGTAAGTTTTTCTGTACGTATCGCGTAAGTTTCCATTATTATCTTCTGTTATATCTTAACAACTTTTGCTTGTAAGATACCCTTTATAGATTTAAGTTTTACTAAAACTTCTTCCGGTACTTCACTATCAACATTCACGATAGTAACAGCTTCCCCGCCAAGATCCTGCCTCCCGACATCCATCCCGGCAATATTAATCTTATACTCCCCAAGCACAGTACCTATTTTCCCCACCATTCCCGGCACATCCTGGTTCTTGAGATACAGGAGATACCCTTCCGGAGAAATATCAATCGCTAACTTATGTATCTGCACAAACCTTAACGATTTTTTTGAGAATAACGTACCGGATAACTCAACCTTATCCTTCTCGGAGATAACATTTACCACAACAAGGTTTGCATAATCTTCAACTTCACTGGTTTTAGTTTCAACAACTTTAATCCCGCGTTCTTTCGCGAGTACACCAGCATTCACGAGATTGATATCTTCAGAATCCGTTATCGTAGTCAGCATACCCTGTAAAAACCCGAGTGATATTGGTGCAAGGTTGTACTTAGAAATTCCGCCGCGGTACTCTATACTAACTTCTTTTACTGCACCGTCGATAATACCCCCCACGAATTTACCCATACGTTTTACGAGTTCAAGATAGGGTTCAAGTTCTTCCCTTGGCTCAAGAGCAGGTAGGTTCACGGTATTACGCACAAGGTTGTTGTCAAACATATCAATAACTACCGCCGCGATTTCCTGTGCAACTTTCTCCTGTGCTTCTTCGGTTGACGCGCCAAGATGCGGGGTTAAGATCAACCCGCGGGTAGTTTTGTACAAAACATTATCTGCCGGTAAAGGTTCTTTGGAGAATACGTCAAGCGCCGCACCGGCAAGTTTTCCTGAATTCAACGCATCAACAATATCGTTTTCATTGATGACCCCACCCCGGGAACAGTTAATAATGCAAACCCCGGATTTCATTAAATCAAACGTTTTTTTATTGAACATACCCTTAGTTTTGTCGTTTAATGGTAAGTGTAACGTAACAAAATCCGCTTGTTTAACAGCGTCTTCAAATTCCGCAAGGATAACTCCTGCGCGTTTCGCGTATTCTTCTGTAACCAACGGATCATACCCGACAACTTTCATACCAAACGCAAGCGCACGGAGAGCAACTTCTTTCCCGATTTTTCCTAACCCAAACACTGAAAGTGTTTTCCCATAAAGTTCATGGCCCACAAATTTATTGCGTTCCCACTTCCCTTGTTTTAAAGACTCAACAGCCGAAGGTATATTCCGTGAGAGCGCAAGTAATAACGCAAACGTATGTTCGCATGCTGCTATGGTATTCCCTCCGGGACAGTTTGCCACTACCACCCCGTGTTTAGTCGCAGCTATGAGGTCAACATTATCAACCCCCGCACCTGCACGGCCAATAAATTTTAACTTCTTTGCTGCGGCAAGAATATCCGCCGTAACTTTTGTCTCACTGCGTACCAGCAAAACTTCGTACTCCGCGATTTTTGAGGATAACTCTTCCGGTTTCATCCCCGGTAAGTAGTCAACTTTATAATTACTATTCTCAAATAATTGTTTTAACCCATCTTTGTCAATCTTATCAGATACTAAAACCTTGATGGCCATTTTCTTTAACTCTTAATACCTTTCTAATCTAAAAAATACTGTATTACCAACTACTTATTCAAACAACACTTTTTCCGCTGCGCCAACGCCATCGCCGTACTTAAAGTTTGTATAACCCAACTTCATTAACCCGCGCTCAATCGCTGCGATACCTACAATAATATCAAACTCATTCATATACCCCATATGCGCGATACGGAAAATCTTGCCTTTAAGATTCTGCTGCCCTTCTGCAATTGACACACCGTATTCTTTTAGCAACATATTAACTAATTGTTCACTATCAATCCCTGCAGGCGATTTTATTGAGGTTACAACATTACACGGCCGTTTCGCGAAAAGTTCCAACCCTAACGCCTTCACAGCCGCACGGGTTCCTTCCGCCAGTTTTATATGCCGTTTCCACAGGTTTTCAATACCTTCGGATTTAATCATCTCTACCGCTTTACCTAACCCAATCACTAATGTCACTGCGGGAGTAAACGGTGTAGTATTTTTTGATAATGACGTTTTCATGGATTTATAATCAAAATAAAACTTTGGCAATTTTGAACTTTCAACCAGTTTCCACGCTTTTGCGCTTACTGACGCGAATGCCAGCCCCGGCGCGTTCATCAACCCTTTTTGTGAACCGGAAACCACAACGTCAAGTTTCCATTCATCCATCCTTAACTCCTGTCCCCCAAGCCCGCTCACCGCATCAACTACCAAAACTGCAGGGGTTTTAGCAATAATCTCACCAATAATTTTAATATCCGGCGCTACACCCGTAGAAGTTTCAGTATGCGTTGTAAACACAGCTTTGGTATCCGGATTTGCAGCTAACGTTTTCTCTACATCCTGCGGATTAATAGTCTCACCCATCTCAACCTTAACATTAACCACTGTAATCCCGTATGAAGTTAAGATTTTTTCCCAGCGGTTACCAAAAACCCCGCATTGCACGACAATAGCTTTATCGCCGGGAGATAAAAGATTAACTACCGCTGATTCCATTGCACCGCTGCCTGAAGAGGTGATAATAAAAACATCGTTAGTTGTCTGAAAAATATATTTTAATCCTTCCGATGCAGAAACAAATATCTGAGAGAACTCTTTTGTCCTGTGATGCAGTATAGGTTTTGCAGTCTCCAACGCAACTTCCGGCGGTACTGGTGTCGGTCCCGGTGTTAACAAATAACTTTTTTTCATTTTCTTAACTTCAACTCCTTCTAAATTATCCTAAATATCCTCAATTCTTAATCTTACCCGAAGCATGCGCGGGTTGATCAAACAAGTTCTGCTGCGATGTTGCAACCTTCGATGTTTTTGATAACTTACCTTTTTTCTTTGCCGGTACAAGAGCAAGTTTTAGTACGTCTTCCATATGTTTAACCGGAATAAGTTCAATTTTTTTCTGTACATACTCAGGTATTTCTTCCAAGTCCTTGCGGTTACCTTCAGGAAAAATTACAGTCTTCATCCCTTCACGATACGCTGCGAGTACTTTTTCTTTAAACCCGCCGATTGGAAGCACGCGCCCGCGTAAGGTAATCTCCCCGGTCATCGCCATTTCTTTTTTTACGGGCTTACCTGTGAACAACGAAGCAAATGCTGTTGCTAATGCAATACCCGCTGACGGGCCGTCTTTTGGTATTGCACCTTCAGGTACGTGTATATGCACTTCCTTGTTCTTCATAATATCACCGTGTAACCCCAACTTTTTACTTTGTGAACGAATAAATGAAAGTCCGGTTTGTGCGGATTCACGCATAACCTCGCCAAGTTTACCAGTAAGAATGAGTTTCTCGCGTCCCGGCATAAGAGTAGCTTCAATCGCCAGGAGTTCTCCCCCGGTTTCTGTCCATGCTAACCCTGTAGCTACACCAACCTCGTTCGCTCCAACGGGTTCCCTAAAATACTTTGGTACACCAAGGTATTTATTAAGATTCTCAGTAGTAATCTCAATAAGTTCGGCACCTTTTTTCTTCTTATCTTTCTCCCTGGATACAACTTCTTTCGCGATTTTGCGGCAAAGATTTGCGATCTCGCGTTCAAGATTACGCACACCGGCTTCCTGCGTATACTCATACGCAATTTTTTCCAGGGTTTTATCGCCAATCGTAACTTTATCAATACTAAGCCCGTGATACTGTATCTGTTTTGGCAAGAGATACCGTTTCGCTATCTCAATTTTTTCTTCGGTAGTATACCCGGAAAACCGTATGAGTTCCAGCCTATCCTGCAACGACGGCGGGATTGAGTACAACGTATTCGCTGTTGCAATAAACATTACGTTTGATAAATTAAATTCTACGTCAAGATAATGATCGCCGAAAGTATGATTTTGTTCCGGGTCAAGTACTTCAAGTAGTGCCGCTGCGGGATCACCCCGCCAGTCAGTACCCATCTTATCAATTTCATCAAGTAAAAATACTGGATTCCTTGACTTCGCTTTTCGTAAGGACTGAATTATTCTTCCTGGCATAGAACCAATATATGTCCTGCGATGCCCGCGGATTTCAGCTTCATCCCTGACCCCGCCAAGAGAAATCCTAACAAACTTTCTTCCCAATGCACGGGCTATACTCTTAGCGATTGACGTTTTGCCAA from Elusimicrobiota bacterium carries:
- a CDS encoding alanine--glyoxylate aminotransferase family protein, which translates into the protein MKKSYLLTPGPTPVPPEVALETAKPILHHRTKEFSQIFVSASEGLKYIFQTTNDVFIITSSGSGAMESAVVNLLSPGDKAIVVQCGVFGNRWEKILTSYGITVVNVKVEMGETINPQDVEKTLAANPDTKAVFTTHTETSTGVAPDIKIIGEIIAKTPAVLVVDAVSGLGGQELRMDEWKLDVVVSGSQKGLMNAPGLAFASVSAKAWKLVESSKLPKFYFDYKSMKTSLSKNTTPFTPAVTLVIGLGKAVEMIKSEGIENLWKRHIKLAEGTRAAVKALGLELFAKRPCNVVTSIKSPAGIDSEQLVNMLLKEYGVSIAEGQQNLKGKIFRIAHMGYMNEFDIIVGIAAIERGLMKLGYTNFKYGDGVGAAEKVLFE
- a CDS encoding ABC transporter permease subunit yields the protein MISTVLSICKYTLRESLRNKAFFIVIVFGLIILFSSLFFSILGGEQEIRLLTDFGLTAIEFFCFITTVYLGTTIILEEINNKTIYFIVTRPISRGTYIMGRYLGILLTVLIGALAMYGIHIVLLVLKGWKPEYAYFMGYFGLILKLMLILSVATATALLTTSAMTGLVFTLLIWVAGHFSQEMKYLMTKTAEMFPKILMTIGYYCLPNFQYFNYRDNAVLSTMSAGFVFGTLAYALLYTTVCLAITIIIFRRKEF
- the serA gene encoding phosphoglycerate dehydrogenase, which produces MAIKVLVSDKIDKDGLKQLFENSNYKVDYLPGMKPEELSSKIAEYEVLLVRSETKVTADILAAAKKLKFIGRAGAGVDNVDLIAATKHGVVVANCPGGNTIAACEHTFALLLALSRNIPSAVESLKQGKWERNKFVGHELYGKTLSVFGLGKIGKEVALRALAFGMKVVGYDPLVTEEYAKRAGVILAEFEDAVKQADFVTLHLPLNDKTKGMFNKKTFDLMKSGVCIINCSRGGVINENDIVDALNSGKLAGAALDVFSKEPLPADNVLYKTTRGLILTPHLGASTEEAQEKVAQEIAAVVIDMFDNNLVRNTVNLPALEPREELEPYLELVKRMGKFVGGIIDGAVKEVSIEYRGGISKYNLAPISLGFLQGMLTTITDSEDINLVNAGVLAKERGIKVVETKTSEVEDYANLVVVNVISEKDKVELSGTLFSKKSLRFVQIHKLAIDISPEGYLLYLKNQDVPGMVGKIGTVLGEYKINIAGMDVGRQDLGGEAVTIVNVDSEVPEEVLVKLKSIKGILQAKVVKI
- the lon gene encoding endopeptidase La; translation: MDENKNKKDEKDRTQKIPIPTVLPLLPVRDLVVFPYMVVPLTVGRVKSIKALKSAYASEGKLIFLVTQKKMETEDPQLEDLFAVGTIVEILQSFEMPDGSYKILVEGIVRGQTEKFVYNQEKGFVEVEVKVPYVDTKHTSELEALVRQTTELFEQYVHLNKRVPAEVLQNVSNVVDTAKLADIIAAHLIVKTGEKQRLLETLDISKRLEILGMLMNSEIEILNLERKIQSRVKSQIEKTQKEYYLTEQMKAIQKELRQKDDFAKELDDLRVKIKNAKMPKEAEDASNRELDRLSKMMPFSPEATVVRTYLDWMIALPWSVETKDILDIDRAQGILDEDHFGLDRVKSRVVEYLAVCKLTKSLKGPILCFVGPPGVGKTSIAKSIARALGRKFVRISLGGVRDEAEIRGHRRTYIGSMPGRIIQSLRKAKSRNPVFLLDEIDKMGTDWRGDPAAALLEVLDPEQNHTFGDHYLDVEFNLSNVMFIATANTLYSIPPSLQDRLELIRFSGYTTEEKIEIAKRYLLPKQIQYHGLSIDKVTIGDKTLEKIAYEYTQEAGVRNLEREIANLCRKIAKEVVSREKDKKKKGAELIEITTENLNKYLGVPKYFREPVGANEVGVATGLAWTETGGELLAIEATLMPGREKLILTGKLGEVMRESAQTGLSFIRSQSKKLGLHGDIMKNKEVHIHVPEGAIPKDGPSAGIALATAFASLFTGKPVKKEMAMTGEITLRGRVLPIGGFKEKVLAAYREGMKTVIFPEGNRKDLEEIPEYVQKKIELIPVKHMEDVLKLALVPAKKKGKLSKTSKVATSQQNLFDQPAHASGKIKN
- a CDS encoding ABC transporter ATP-binding protein; protein product: METYAIRTEKLTKVYKKARFLSSKLTPGVKDVNLEVNTGEVYALLGLNGTGKTTTIKLILGLLFPTEGSIEVFGVKMPNDEIRRSVGYLPELPYFYRNLTPREVLDLYGTLSGLNEHKRKQRCGEILELVRMTKYIDKRMGEFSKGMLQRIGIAQALLHDPQLLVFDEPVAGLDPVGIHEMRELLLNLKTQGKTLMFSSHIISEVEKISDRVGIMNNGQLAKVITQQEWVGKQDGLEKMFIDVVGENVIPR